In Neomonachus schauinslandi chromosome 12, ASM220157v2, whole genome shotgun sequence, the sequence TATAGCACCACTCATGTGTGCCGGGCAGACCATGACCCCGGGctggcaggagaggggagggccagagcaGGCTAGGAACGGGAGTTGGGGTGTCTCCCCAAACTGGGCTGCACTCCCAGTCACTgcacccctgcctgcctttcGGGCCCCAAAAGGCCCAGGTTTGAGCCTGCACCCTGTGGCCAGCGAGTGTCAGCCCCAGTGTTGTGCCCAGAGGGTCACTGTCCCTCCTCCTACGCAGTCTGAAACTGCGCACAGTCACCCGTCAGCGGTGTGAGCACTGGCCAGTCACTGACCATGCTGAGCCTTCATCTTCCCACTTGGAATAATTACTCCTACCCCTGAGGGTTAAATGACGCCTGCACTGAGCACCTAGCTGCATCTGGACAGGTAGAACAGTCCCGTAAATGTTGTCCTCCACCCACCTTCGAACCTCAGCAGGTGGCTCCTGGCAGGGACCTGGCATGGGGCATCCGAACCACACTGGCAGCTCCCTGGTACAGACTGAGCGGACTGACCCCTGGGACATCCATGTGCTTTCATCGAAGACAAGCGCCAAAGTCCACACCAGGCTGGTGGCCGACTGTGGGGCTGGCATGGTTGCTCCCTCCCACCAGGTGCCCACCAGCACCAGCCCTGACTCACTGGGATGGTCCCCAGCCCctcgcccaggcgcccccagcctccacccctgcACCAGGGCAGAGTGGTGTGAACCACAGCTGAGTTCCAGGACGAGGATACTCGAAGGCCAAGGGCAGACGGTAACAAGGACGGAGCCAGCTTCAGAGCGTGGGCACTTGGCGCAGCTCACACGGACCCGGCGTGCCAGGTGCACTGAGCCGTCTGTACATTAGTTCTCACAGGCAGCCTCACGGTCACCTCTGCCTGGGTCTGTCTCTGCCCCGTATTGAGGGGGTCtgctcaccaccacccccccgccgACATCACATACATCAGCCCACCAGGAAGTCCCGTGTGTGAACTCCCAAGTGATGAGCATGGTCGGCAGATCCTGGGAGGGGAGCCAGAGCCCTGGGGCAGAGTCACCTGGACAGggggagattctctcccttctctcctccctgctctgggcaCAGCAAGAACCCTCCGGGTTGCTCAGAGACCAGGATCTCTGCTCCcaacacccaccccaccccaagcatGGACAGTGAGAATAGCCACATTTGATTTTAAAGCAAGGTTAACAAACCCACTTCAAAGGGTCAGGGATTGTGGGGATTGATTAGGAAACTGCTCGGCCGGTTCCGGAGGCCTGAGGGAGCTCTGTGGCCACAAGCAGAGCTGGCCCCTGCCCGTCGTCTCCTCCTGCTGGCGGCAGGTGCCTGCCATGGGCACTACCAGCCACTACCCCAGGTGGCTGTGTGTCCTCGCAAGACCAGcagtgtgcgtgcgtgcgtgggTGTGCACaccccttccctggccccagGATGTATATTCTGACGTGTTTCCCCAGTAATGGCAATGAGCCCACCCAAAACCTTGCACCCTCTCTAGGCAGCAAGTCTGTGATGAAGGATCCCAGGCGCTCAGGAGATCATAGTGACCAAGGTGAGGCCCATCTGCAGCCACACACCCGGGGAGCCCCAGCTGGGGCTGAGGAAAGCAGTGTGCCCAGACTTGGGCTGCTGTGGGGGCCCAACTATACATGGTCCGCGTGAGTCTGGGTTAAGGTCAAGATAAGGCCAAGTCAGGGGGTTGGGGGATATGGACCAGAACGAACCAACACTGCCCCAGGTTAGGATCAGCGTGGAAGGCGACGAGCCGGTGTCCGGCTGCGCTATCAGTCAGCAGGACCAGCTCTGGGAGCCAGTATGCCACCCAGGAAAACATGACCCTGAGGGGCTGGACCCAGGCCTGGCATCCCATTAGGACGTCCTCTCTATTCAAAACAATCCAGGTGGTTCTTTGCTATCCTGACTCCAGGGCCACAAGGAAGCAGGGCCCTACAGAAGCAGGAATCCCCGGAGGTGACCCGCATCAGCCCCCAGGGAACACCCCTCTATGCATGTTCCACATCCAAGTATCCGGGCAGCCCCTGTGCACACAGACGCACCCGGGTTCCCATAGACCCCagtgcacgtgtgcacacgtgtgagtGTGAACACAGGACAGAGCGTGTGCTGACGGCCGCACCCTCCCAGCACGGCCGGAGTCTCCTCAggataattatttattattcatggTCATCAGCATCTTCATTAATTATTCATATGATCCTTAATTATTATCCTTAACAATAAGAGCAGTAAATAGCAGAAAAGTCCTTGAGGTGCCTAAGGCCCAGGCCGGGTGCCTCCGGGCAGTTAGACCAGCTAATGCCCCCAGGGCAGTGGGGAGACCACAGACCCCCGTCCACTGCCCGGCCCTGTCCTTGGCCCTGCCCTCCCATGGGGGCCCAGGGGACTGCAGGAGGAGATGGTCccgagggctgggggaggggccgtgCCTTCATGTTCCTCTCCCCTTTCTCGGCCAGGGCCTTCGGGGCAGGGCCTCTGAGGGGAGGGGCCCAGGCAGTGCGCTGAACCCTGGGTGAGCCACGTGTCCACACCCGGCAGCCCCACTAACTGCCGGGGTCTGAGCCATGTCtgtgcaggggctgggaggtgagggCCCCCAGCTGGCCGGGCAGGGAGAGGCGTCGAGGGGGGCCGTCTTGGGGGAGCTCTGGGGCCCCCGGGGGGAGCTCCTCGAACGCCATGAACTGGGAAACCTGCAGAGAACACAGTGTGAGCAGACGAGGAAGACTGcagaaggggagggtggggagggagggggctgccaGGTGAATAAAGGGGAGGGTCAAAGGACAGAGAGGGTCAGGAGAATTCGGTGACAGAGGACTGGAGGACAGAAGAGGGTCGGAGGGGACAAGGAAATGGGCCAAGGCACACAGAGCAACACTTGGAGCACAAAGGGGAGGCGCTGAGGTTGCAAGTAGAGAAATGCATTCTCCGTGGGCAAGAGCCAAACTGGGCAGCCGGGAGCCATGGGAACTGCCCTTGACCCAGGGGAGAACTCCAGACTGCAGCCACTCCCTTCCCCAGGGAACACAGCAGAAGAATCCAAACCCAACCCAGAATGAGGGGCCCTGAGTTGGGACAGAAAGAGAAACGAGGCTCCTTCCTCCGATCTAGAAAGAACTCGGGGACCTAGAAACACAGGCAGGCCGGCGGCCAGGCCTCAGAAGGCCGGGGAGAGTGCCAGGGCAGGCGGGAGGGGCTGCTGGATGCCGCCGAGGGTGTTGGGAGACCTCTGCGGGGGAGGCCGCGAAGGGAGACTCGCACATGTGCTGACGTGGGCCCTGGTGTCTGCAAACAGGAGCAGGCAGCCTGTGGGCGGGGGACCAGACGCCAGAGGGAGGCGGGGAGCAGAGACCCGGCCACCTCTGGGAGCCAGAAGAGCCCCCTTCTTGGGGCCCAGGCACAGCTGTCTTGTCAGAAGGCTGGGAACACACATGTCCACTCAGGAGAGGACAAAGTGCGACAGAGGCCCATTCCAGCAGAAGAGGGGAGATGCAGGCCAGAAGTGCTACCCTAGGGCTCAGCCCAAGCCCTCCAGACAACCCTGCAAGGCAGCTAGGGGGAGAGCCAGTGGTCGGTGGTGGAGTCAGAGCTGAGCAGGGCCAGTCATGGCAGGGAGCTGGGACCCTGTCCCAAGGGTGCGCTGgcacacagcccccacccccgggcctcAGGCTCACCCGGTCCCCTCCTCGAGAGACTCCTCATGGCCATGACACAGACACCTTGAGTAGGTCTGGTCATTCGGGTGACACCTCTCAGCCTGCTCGTTTCCTCTGCCCAGTTTTTGGGGGGCTTTGGTTTGGGGGCTCTCCTGCCTTGCCCTGTGCCTGCAGCTCCTGAGGAAGCCTTCCTCCAAGAGTACCATGCGGGACGAGGGCAgaaatggggggtgggaggaagccgAGGCCCAGCGCCAAGCCAAAGGACAGCACAGCAGGTTTGGGGTGGAACTGGGGCAGaaaaggcagggctggggtgcctTGGGCAGGGAGAGGGCTCTGGAACTTACCTGAGAAAGCGAGtccagggtgagggtggggatggggctgaCAGGCAGCAGAGAGGAGATGGAGGTGGGACCAGGCCCTGGGGTGGTCACAGCACTGTAGGCAGGTGGGACCAGAGTCATCTGCCTCTGCAGCAGCTGCAGGACAGTGGCCATGTCTGCACTCAGCCGGGTCTCCAGCCTGGGGCAAGAAGGAGGAGGATGCTCTGGCTCTCGGGGATGCGGAGACACCAGTAACTGTGATTCTGGGACCACCCTATGGACCAGCCAGCTGCTCAaccccaggcgccctcagctccTTCTAGGTGTGCAGCCTGGGTCTCAGCACTGAATGGAAGGAGGAGGTCAAGGTGCAGCACACAAAGGCCTACACAGAACAGACACTCTCCGTTCACTCTATAACACGGCCAGCAACCCACGGATCACACACACCCCGCTAAGCCCaccccctcaacacacacagcTGGGGGCTAAGCAGGATCCCAGGAGCCACCCTCACCTGTTGAGCTGCCTCTGAAGGGCATCCAGCTTGCTCTCCACGTCGCCCCGGGGCCTCCGGCAGGGGCTGGACAGAGGGATGTtcaggaggctgggggtgggggcagggcagcgaGGCAGCTCCTGGTACTGGCGGCCCCGACTGTCCCCCCAGAAGCTGAAGATGTTGGACACTCCTGAGAAGGCACCTGGAGCCAGAGAACTGGGTTGAGACCAGGTCAGATGCCATGCCCCGCCCACCTGAAATGGCCCCTCCCCTACCTGACAGTGGGTTACAAGTGTCACTGCTCTTCTCACGGTCCTCCGTCAGGGGCTCCCCACCCGGCAGCTCTCcggggggcctggggctggagaaGGGCACCAGGCGGAGGGGGCTGGAGCTGCGGCCTGGGCCCTCATCCTCACTGCTCTCAGGGCTGGAGGGGCCACTGGATGGGCTCTCCCCCCACGGCCCCCCTGGCCGGACCCGGCTACTCGGCCCTgcccccgcccggcccggccccaAGGCCGACACCTCCCCTGGCTGTTCCGGGTCTGTGGGAAACAGAGAACGGGcctcagagaaggaaggaggcatggaagggaaagggaggggaggggacggaGCAGGCCTGGCAGAGGACTGTGCCAGGACGCCCTGGTTTGTCCCCGgctgtttcttctgcttttttccccacGCTCTAGCGGGCTGAGAGCTCCCAGGAGCGGGTCCAGGTCGTCTCCGACCGCTGACTGCCCAAGCACGGGAGTGGCACTAATGGGCGGGGCTATCTGCGACCCCCGTCGCTGGCCCCCTCGCCTTCCCCTGTGCTGTCTCTTCGCCCCACATCAGTTCAAGGCAGCCCCCGAGCCGCTTCAGGCCCAAAGAAGCTGAGGCCGGCACTCCCCCGCCCAGGAGGGTGGAAGAgggcttcccggaggaggtgCCAGTTCCACTGGGCATTAGAGAATGGCCAGCGTTTGGGCAGGTGGCGCGAGAGTAGGAGCGCGAAAGTCTGCAGAGCCCAGGTGCAGTGGACACCGCCCGACCCCGCGCTCCGCCCCGCTCCCGCCTCACCTGGACCCCGCCCACCGCTCCCCGCCTCCGCTcgcccgggccccgcccccaccccgcccccgcctcaCCCTTGTCGGTGCGCCGGCGGAAGGACAGCTTGCGCTTGCGCTGTCTGCTGAAGCCGCCCTCCAGCTCCGCGCTGCCGGGAGACCCGGGGATCATGTTGGTCTGGAACCAAAAGCCGTGTCAGGGCCCTTCCGCGTCCACCTGCCCTGCCCGGGCCAGCCCACACCCCCTCATTAACATAGTGAGAAAGTGGGGCCCGGAGCACCCGCTGTGAGGAAGGGCCGGAGCACAGATGTCACCTCTGCCCTAGGAGAGCTAAGTGAGGCTGGGACTTTCACCTCCGACACCATTTGACAGGCAGGGAaaaaggcccagagaagtcacACAGTTGGGGGCAGCCACCAGGGTGCAGCCTGCTCAGCGCAGCCCACTCACGTCCCGCAGGTTGAAGGTGATCTCCAGGCTGGACCAGAAGTGGTCAGAGAACTCCGGGTACATGTCCAGCACCTCCAGCAGGTCATCCCGGTGGATCTTGTGCAGATCGCAGTAGGTGAGGGCCCGCACATCCCCATTGGACTTGCCAGGCCGAGCGTACAGGTTTAAAGGCTCTCCAAAGATGTCGTTCTTCCCTGGAGGCCGCCAAGAGTGGGGGTTCAGCCCCTGGGCAGCAGCACAGGCAAAAGGCACCTGTCTTCCCGGCCTTCTCAccctgggctgggggccagggaaCTCCCCTCAGTCTGATCACCCACCCAACggccccagcccccagagccAGGGAAGCATCAGCCAGCCCCATCTCCCCTCTGCGCCCAAAGGCAGGACTTGTGAGGCATAGTCATCAATGCagagggggcggagggggcggagggggcagAGGGCTTGGGTCTCCCTGCCTTCCAACAACTGGAAGCAGCCAGCAGGACCAGCCTGGATACCCCTCTCTGCCCATGGTCCTGGCTTCCTTGGGTTCTAAGTCCACTTTTACCCACCCCTCCAAACCCCATGTCCCAAACACTCTCCTGGCCAATCACCGTGCCCTCAGTGTTCTTCGAGCTTACATCATAACACAGTAGGGAAACAAGACCAGCATTTTGTTTGCCAAAAGAAAATAGCATACCATAGCTGATCACAGCCCAGAACAGATAACACCAGAATGAATCACACATAGGAAAGTTAAGTGTTGTATAGTGAAACTTTGGTTGTAGTTGTGCTTGGGATGTTCATGGAGTTGAGTAAGGTGTTTGTGCtgaactgataaataaaaatcGAAAATGGCCCACTGTGATGCATCTGCACTAAGGTGTGGCTGCACAGGAGCaagggaaggcagagggcaggAAGTCCcccgccaggcacccctgccctgtGTACAAGTGGGATAGAAAGTTAggatgggaggggaagaggggcaagACTCTCTTTGCTTTGCAGATggtgagggctgggctgggctgtgtcACACGAGGCTACAGGGAACTTAGTAAATTTCCTTAGTAAAATCAGAGGCATAACCTCCCTCCACTGCCCACCGTGGAGTGTTAAAGCAGGTTTGGTCCTGCTTTCAAAGGAAGCAAGAGTGTCGCTGCCTGTGGGGAGAGCCTGAGCGGGGGCAGAATCCAAGAACCCCCAGAGTTCAGCAGCcccaccccatgtggggctcctctCCACTGTTCCCCTTGGAGGGCCTAAGCTTAGGGGAATTAAAGGAACTCAAGGTCCCTGCAGGCAGTCCTGGGTCCACAGCCCCAACAACTGTGTCCTCGGAGAGCTCAGACCTCTCTCCAGGCACTTCCAGCCCAGCACCTGGTCCCCCTGACCCAGCCCCGTACCCAGGATGGCCACGACGACGTCCCCCCGCAGGATCTCAATGGAGCCCCGGGAGATGAAGTAGAGGGCGGTGAGCAGGTCCCCAGCATGCACCAGCGTGTCGCCTGGCGGGGCATGTGTCGTCTTGAACTTCATGGCCAGGGCCCTCAGGCAGCCCTTGGTGGCCCCTCGGAAGGGCTTGCAGTGCTGCAGCAGCGAGCGGTTCAGATGCAGACAGATGTCTGCCTGCAGGCACTCGGGGAAGCCCTTCAGCACCTGGGGGTGGTGGGCGGGCTCAGCACCCCATCTCCAGGCACCCGGCCCGGAGACCCCGGGAGGAGCATCAGAGGGTCCACCCCTTCTAGCCGTGCGCCCGTGGAGATGATGGCGCCTTGCTGCTCTCGGCCTCCATTTTCTTGGGTAAAGTGTAGAGACTGATCCCTGCCTGGGGCTATTGGAAGGGTTCAATGCTCTGCCTTTGTGCAAGGGCCTGCTTTGGCCTGCCCCGTGGTGAGAGTTCTCCCGGTAAATGAGCTCCATTATCAAAAGGAGGAGAACATCTCTCTCAGGGGCCTGCTCAGCACTGTGACCCCCCGAACCACAGAGGGTGATGCTGTCAAGGGTGCTCCCTGCAGCCCGCCACCAGCCCTTCTCGAAGACCAGTGGCCTCACCGCGTTCATATCGATGCCATTGGTGTAGGACCAGGCGTGCTGGAAGTACTCCTCCAGGCGCTGGCGCAAGGGGTTGGGGATTTGGTGGAAGCGGATGAACTCCCGCACCCGAAGCATCTGCGTGTGGTAGCGGGCGGTGCCCGAGTACAGCCTCTGGATGATGGCTGACACGTTGCCGAAGATGCTGGCGTACAtgagggctgggggcgggggtgagtgGGACCATCAGCATCCGAGGGACCCCGCCCGCCCCTGCACCGGGTCAATGACACACGCAGTCACATCTCCGCGTGAGCACACACAAGATATGCACAAACACAGAAGCCCAGGTGCACGTGCCCTGGGGCTCTGCCTTGTGCCCCTGTCCCCAAACACGCCCCCATGGTAGACCCCGGAGCCTCCAAGTCCCGGGGCCCCACTCTGGCCCATCTGgcatcctccctctcctccatcacGGGCTCCTCCCATCCCAgactctgctgccccccccccgcccgctgCTGCCCCGCCGCCCACCCGAGGGACACACTCACAGCCAATGAGCATGACACAGATGGAGAAGATCTTCTCAGAGTTGGTGTTGGGGGAGACGTTGCCGAAGCCCACGCTGGTGAGGCTGCTGAAGGTGAAGTAGAGGGCCGTGACATACTTGTCCTTGATGGAGGGGCCACCCAGGCCGCTGCTGTTGTAGGGCTTGCCGATCTGGTCACCCAAGTTGTGCAGCCAGCCGATGCGGGAGTCCATGTGCGGCTGCTCCATGTTGCCAATG encodes:
- the KCNH2 gene encoding potassium voltage-gated channel subfamily H member 2 isoform X2: MAAPAGKASGTGALQSRAQKGRVRRAVRISSLVAQEVLSLGADVLPEYKLQAPRIHRWTILHYSPFKAVWDWLILLLVIYTAVFTPYSAAFLLKETEEGSPAPDCGYACQPLAVVDFIVDIMFIVDILINFRTTYVNANEEVVSHPGRIAVHYFKGWFLIDMVAAIPFDLLIFGSGSEELIGLLKTARLLRLVRVARKLDRYSEYGAAVLFLLMCTFALIAHWLACIWYAIGNMEQPHMDSRIGWLHNLGDQIGKPYNSSGLGGPSIKDKYVTALYFTFSSLTSVGFGNVSPNTNSEKIFSICVMLIGSLMYASIFGNVSAIIQRLYSGTARYHTQMLRVREFIRFHQIPNPLRQRLEEYFQHAWSYTNGIDMNAVLKGFPECLQADICLHLNRSLLQHCKPFRGATKGCLRALAMKFKTTHAPPGDTLVHAGDLLTALYFISRGSIEILRGDVVVAILGKNDIFGEPLNLYARPGKSNGDVRALTYCDLHKIHRDDLLEVLDMYPEFSDHFWSSLEITFNLRDTNMIPGSPGSAELEGGFSRQRKRKLSFRRRTDKDPEQPGEVSALGPGRAGAGPSSRVRPGGPWGESPSSGPSSPESSEDEGPGRSSSPLRLVPFSSPRPPGELPGGEPLTEDREKSSDTCNPLSGAFSGVSNIFSFWGDSRGRQYQELPRCPAPTPSLLNIPLSSPCRRPRGDVESKLDALQRQLNRLETRLSADMATVLQLLQRQMTLVPPAYSAVTTPGPGPTSISSLLPVSPIPTLTLDSLSQVSQFMAFEELPPGAPELPQDGPPRRLSLPGQLGALTSQPLHRHGSDPGS
- the KCNH2 gene encoding potassium voltage-gated channel subfamily H member 2 isoform X1, translating into MFILNFEVVMEKDMVGSPAHDTNHRGPPSSWLAPGRAKTFRLKLPALLALTARESSARPGGAGSAGAPGAVVVDVDLTPAAPSRESLALDEVPAMDNHVAGLGPAEERCALVGSSSPPASAGAPEPHPSPRAHSLNPDASGSSCSLARTRSRESCASVRRASSADDIEAMRAGLPPPPRHASTGAMHPLRGGLLNSTSDSDLVRYRTISKIPQITLNFVDLKGDPFLASPTSDREIIAPKIKERTHNVTEKVTQVLSLGADVLPEYKLQAPRIHRWTILHYSPFKAVWDWLILLLVIYTAVFTPYSAAFLLKETEEGSPAPDCGYACQPLAVVDFIVDIMFIVDILINFRTTYVNANEEVVSHPGRIAVHYFKGWFLIDMVAAIPFDLLIFGSGSEELIGLLKTARLLRLVRVARKLDRYSEYGAAVLFLLMCTFALIAHWLACIWYAIGNMEQPHMDSRIGWLHNLGDQIGKPYNSSGLGGPSIKDKYVTALYFTFSSLTSVGFGNVSPNTNSEKIFSICVMLIGSLMYASIFGNVSAIIQRLYSGTARYHTQMLRVREFIRFHQIPNPLRQRLEEYFQHAWSYTNGIDMNAVLKGFPECLQADICLHLNRSLLQHCKPFRGATKGCLRALAMKFKTTHAPPGDTLVHAGDLLTALYFISRGSIEILRGDVVVAILGKNDIFGEPLNLYARPGKSNGDVRALTYCDLHKIHRDDLLEVLDMYPEFSDHFWSSLEITFNLRDTNMIPGSPGSAELEGGFSRQRKRKLSFRRRTDKDPEQPGEVSALGPGRAGAGPSSRVRPGGPWGESPSSGPSSPESSEDEGPGRSSSPLRLVPFSSPRPPGELPGGEPLTEDREKSSDTCNPLSGAFSGVSNIFSFWGDSRGRQYQELPRCPAPTPSLLNIPLSSPCRRPRGDVESKLDALQRQLNRLETRLSADMATVLQLLQRQMTLVPPAYSAVTTPGPGPTSISSLLPVSPIPTLTLDSLSQVSQFMAFEELPPGAPELPQDGPPRRLSLPGQLGALTSQPLHRHGSDPGS